From one Microthrixaceae bacterium genomic stretch:
- a CDS encoding TetR family transcriptional regulator encodes MVPAPDAEVVVLTANQAARRERVLRTALELGADGGYDAVQMRDVAASAGVALGTIYRYFESKDHLLAAAMVEWVMDLERRVGQKPPKGDSPADRVMDVLSRATRAMEREPRLSEAVVTALMSPDKGAAACQEAVAGSMTRILAPALGSDFDAELRADVTRTLGHVWFSALVGWVNGWSGIERVGDEVALATHLMLDQYR; translated from the coding sequence GTGGTCCCCGCCCCCGATGCCGAGGTGGTGGTGCTCACCGCCAACCAGGCTGCTAGGCGTGAGCGGGTGCTGCGCACCGCGCTCGAGCTTGGAGCCGATGGTGGCTACGACGCAGTGCAGATGCGCGACGTGGCCGCGTCGGCGGGCGTGGCCCTGGGAACCATCTACCGCTACTTCGAATCCAAGGACCATCTGCTGGCCGCGGCCATGGTCGAGTGGGTCATGGACCTCGAACGCCGGGTCGGACAGAAGCCACCCAAAGGCGATTCACCTGCGGATCGGGTGATGGACGTGTTGAGTCGGGCCACTCGGGCCATGGAACGTGAGCCCAGGCTGTCCGAGGCGGTGGTCACCGCCCTCATGTCACCAGACAAGGGGGCCGCCGCCTGCCAGGAGGCGGTGGCTGGATCCATGACCAGGATCCTGGCGCCGGCCCTGGGGTCGGACTTCGACGCTGAGCTGCGGGCCGATGTGACCCGCACCCTCGGCCATGTCTGGTTCTCGGCCTTGGTCGGCTGGGTCAACGGCTGGTCGGGGATCGAACGGGTGGGAGACGAGGTGGCCCTAGCCACCCACCTGATGCTCGACCAGTACCGCTGA
- a CDS encoding Rieske 2Fe-2S domain-containing protein — MTSTTDRYPFSMPSGWFAVAESPDVEIGQTKAIYYFATHMVLWRDEEGTAHVQDAYCPHLGAHLGHGGLVEGCAVVCPFHGWKFDGDGCNTEIPYSDRTNKKAKIYSYPVLERNGFIYAWYHPTRQEPTWEVEAIEDVTNGEYYGPKRFTHTVEAAIQEMGENAVDSAHFRYVHNVAEVPEIIRYEHDGHRSYMESNQKFPTPRGVVNGEINSTADGPGVSVVRFAGIVDTLLMTATTPVDADTTQTRFNFYVRNLGDESTNSSVGEAFANEVIKQFTEDLPIWTHKAHLVRPALADNDGPFMKYRKWYAQFYADHPTAEEVAAEERTVFPAPYWPDRMDEVPGKGTASVRYGGSAL, encoded by the coding sequence ATGACCAGCACCACCGACCGCTACCCGTTCTCGATGCCCTCCGGGTGGTTCGCGGTGGCCGAATCTCCCGACGTAGAGATCGGCCAGACCAAGGCCATCTACTACTTCGCGACCCACATGGTGCTGTGGCGGGACGAAGAAGGCACCGCTCATGTCCAAGACGCCTACTGCCCCCACCTTGGCGCCCACCTCGGCCATGGCGGCCTGGTGGAGGGATGCGCCGTGGTGTGTCCCTTCCACGGCTGGAAGTTCGACGGCGACGGCTGCAACACCGAGATCCCCTACTCGGATCGCACCAACAAGAAGGCCAAGATCTACTCCTACCCGGTGCTGGAGCGGAACGGCTTCATCTACGCCTGGTACCACCCCACCCGCCAGGAGCCGACGTGGGAGGTCGAGGCCATCGAGGACGTGACCAACGGTGAGTACTACGGCCCCAAGCGATTCACCCACACCGTCGAAGCCGCCATCCAGGAGATGGGCGAGAACGCGGTGGACTCGGCCCACTTCCGCTACGTGCACAACGTGGCCGAGGTGCCCGAGATCATCCGGTACGAGCACGACGGCCACCGTTCCTACATGGAGTCCAACCAGAAGTTCCCCACCCCTCGGGGAGTGGTAAACGGAGAGATCAACAGCACCGCAGACGGGCCCGGCGTGAGCGTTGTGCGCTTCGCCGGAATCGTCGACACCTTGCTGATGACCGCCACCACCCCGGTCGATGCCGACACCACCCAGACCCGCTTCAACTTCTACGTCCGAAACCTGGGCGACGAATCCACCAATTCGTCGGTGGGTGAGGCCTTCGCCAACGAGGTCATCAAGCAGTTCACCGAAGACCTTCCCATCTGGACCCACAAGGCCCACTTGGTGCGGCCCGCCCTGGCCGACAACGACGGTCCGTTCATGAAGTACCGCAAGTGGTACGCCCAGTTCTACGCCGATCATCCCACGGCCGAAGAGGTGGCCGCCGAGGAGCGCACCGTGTTCCCGGCGCCGTACTGGCCAGACCGGATGGACGAGGTCCCCGGCAAGGGAACGGCCTCGGTCCGCTACGGCGGTTCGGCGTTGTAG
- a CDS encoding thiolase domain-containing protein yields MGKERVAVVGIGQTKHQATRGDVSMAGLLREAAQRALTDAQMTWTDIDAVVIGKAPDFFEGVMMPELFLADALGCTGKPLFRVHTAGSVGGSTAIVASQLISAGIHERVLTVAFEKQSESEAMWALSLPIPFTPPLHAGAGGYFAPHVRSYIRRAKAPDHTGILVALKDRQNGLKNPYAHLHEPDITFDSIKDSLMLWDPIRYAETCPSSDGACALVLGSEKVADDAAAEGRKPAWIQGTAMRSEPTLSAERDTVLPLGGALCAADVYRQAGITNPRKDVDCVEMYVPFSWFEPMWLENLGFAEPGEGWKLTEEGVTALDGDLPVNMSGGVLCTNPIGASGMLRFAEAAMQVRGTAGDHQVDGARKAVGHAYGGGSQFFAMWVVGRDKVGPPPPAGLRAGPPGLNPSGPTRACCPLRG; encoded by the coding sequence ATGGGCAAGGAGCGAGTCGCGGTCGTCGGCATCGGCCAGACCAAGCACCAGGCCACCCGGGGCGACGTCTCCATGGCCGGCCTGCTCCGCGAGGCCGCCCAGCGGGCCCTGACCGACGCCCAGATGACCTGGACCGACATCGACGCCGTGGTCATCGGCAAGGCCCCCGACTTCTTCGAGGGCGTGATGATGCCGGAGCTGTTCCTGGCCGACGCCCTGGGGTGCACCGGCAAGCCGCTGTTCCGGGTTCACACCGCCGGGTCGGTGGGGGGTTCCACCGCCATCGTGGCCAGCCAGCTCATTTCGGCGGGTATCCACGAGCGAGTGTTGACCGTCGCCTTCGAGAAGCAGTCCGAGAGCGAAGCCATGTGGGCGCTGTCGCTGCCCATCCCCTTCACCCCGCCGCTGCACGCCGGAGCCGGTGGCTACTTCGCCCCCCACGTTCGCAGCTACATCCGGCGGGCCAAGGCCCCCGACCACACCGGGATCCTGGTGGCCCTCAAGGACCGCCAGAACGGTCTCAAGAACCCCTACGCCCACCTCCACGAACCCGACATCACCTTCGATTCCATAAAGGACTCGCTGATGCTGTGGGATCCCATCCGCTACGCCGAGACCTGCCCCTCCAGCGACGGCGCCTGCGCCCTCGTCCTGGGCAGCGAGAAGGTGGCCGACGATGCCGCCGCCGAAGGCCGCAAACCGGCGTGGATCCAGGGCACCGCCATGCGCTCCGAGCCGACTCTGTCGGCCGAGCGGGACACCGTGCTGCCCTTGGGCGGAGCCCTCTGCGCCGCGGACGTCTACCGCCAGGCCGGGATCACCAACCCCCGCAAGGATGTTGACTGCGTTGAGATGTACGTCCCGTTCTCGTGGTTCGAGCCCATGTGGCTGGAGAACCTGGGCTTCGCCGAGCCCGGCGAGGGTTGGAAGCTGACCGAGGAGGGCGTCACCGCGCTCGATGGTGACCTTCCGGTCAACATGTCCGGTGGCGTGCTGTGCACCAACCCCATCGGAGCATCGGGCATGCTCCGCTTCGCCGAGGCCGCCATGCAGGTCCGGGGCACCGCCGGAGACCACCAGGTGGACGGCGCCCGCAAAGCCGTGGGTCACGCCTACGGCGGCGGTAGCCAGTTCTTTGCCATGTGGGTCGTCGGTCGGGACAAGGTGGGCCCCCCCCCCCCAGCCGGCCTCCGCGCGGGCCCGCCCGGGCTCAACCCCTCCGGCCCCACCAGAGCCTGCTGCCCCCTTCGGGGATAA
- a CDS encoding sulfatase-like hydrolase/transferase, with the protein MGHSAPDIVLVMTDQQRHDQVGWAPGSPVRTPTLDALATSGVIFDACYSGSTTCVPARTALLTGRLDHRVDTGPNRAIRPGTPTVATMLGDAGYQTALVGKMHFTPMRTGHGFDHIEVAEHFTAYPGDPAGWDTYDHYHDWLAEQGLADWRFEVAGGTAAPYPFPTETHPTSWVRDRAIEVLTRRDPNRPLFLVVSFPGPHPPLNPPEPWASMYDPADSVVDPDDDRRNFGLPNLFRREMEADGPDHRRVRAERIGHHRRELALTYGSITQIDEAVAAVTDRIDLDRTLLWFTVDHGDYGGRRGLVRKVPWIPFDDLARVPCFATGAYVAGGRRITEPVQSYDFVPTALTAAGLTLPYLDPDPGDGVDLSGLLADSVAPGDPDRIVLSAFTMHWPMARRGPYKYIRELGWSEEVLFDLNTDPGETTNLIDSPEHADIRADLAAAVDEELAGSTIRADLDAALAAAMRAPNQG; encoded by the coding sequence ATGGGTCATTCTGCTCCTGACATCGTGCTGGTCATGACCGACCAGCAACGCCACGATCAGGTCGGGTGGGCACCGGGGTCACCAGTCCGCACTCCGACCCTGGATGCTCTGGCGACCTCGGGGGTGATCTTCGACGCCTGCTACAGCGGGTCGACCACCTGCGTGCCAGCCCGCACCGCACTGCTCACCGGAAGGCTCGATCACCGGGTGGACACCGGTCCAAACCGGGCCATCCGCCCCGGGACTCCGACGGTGGCCACCATGCTGGGAGATGCCGGCTACCAGACGGCACTGGTGGGCAAGATGCACTTCACGCCCATGCGGACCGGGCACGGTTTCGACCACATCGAGGTGGCCGAGCACTTCACCGCCTACCCCGGTGACCCGGCCGGGTGGGACACATATGACCACTACCACGACTGGCTGGCCGAACAAGGCCTGGCCGACTGGCGCTTCGAGGTAGCCGGGGGCACAGCAGCGCCCTACCCCTTCCCCACCGAGACCCACCCGACGTCGTGGGTGCGGGATCGGGCCATCGAGGTGCTGACCCGCCGGGATCCGAACCGCCCTCTGTTCCTGGTGGTGTCGTTCCCCGGCCCCCACCCTCCGCTGAATCCGCCCGAGCCGTGGGCGTCGATGTACGACCCGGCCGACAGCGTGGTGGACCCCGACGATGACCGCCGCAACTTCGGTCTTCCCAACCTGTTCAGGAGGGAGATGGAGGCCGACGGGCCCGACCACCGTCGGGTGCGAGCCGAGCGCATCGGCCACCACCGTCGAGAACTGGCCCTCACCTACGGCTCGATCACCCAGATAGACGAGGCGGTGGCCGCGGTGACCGACCGCATCGACTTGGACCGAACCCTGTTGTGGTTCACCGTCGACCATGGCGATTACGGCGGACGGCGGGGGCTGGTGCGCAAGGTGCCGTGGATCCCGTTTGACGACCTGGCCCGTGTCCCCTGCTTCGCCACGGGTGCCTACGTCGCCGGCGGCCGACGGATCACCGAGCCGGTACAGAGCTACGACTTCGTGCCCACCGCCCTGACCGCGGCCGGGCTGACGCTCCCCTACCTCGACCCCGACCCCGGCGACGGTGTCGATCTGAGCGGACTTCTGGCAGATTCCGTCGCCCCCGGAGATCCCGATCGCATCGTGCTCTCGGCGTTCACCATGCACTGGCCCATGGCCCGCCGAGGCCCCTACAAGTACATCCGCGAGCTGGGCTGGAGCGAAGAGGTCCTATTCGACCTCAACACCGACCCCGGAGAGACCACAAACCTGATCGACTCCCCCGAACACGCCGACATCCGCGCCGACCTGGCCGCGGCGGTCGACGAAGAACTAGCCGGCTCCACCATCAGAGCCGACCTAGACGCCGCCCTAGCAGCAGCCATGCGCGCCCCCAACCAAGGCTGA
- a CDS encoding Zn-dependent alcohol dehydrogenase has translation MRAAVLRNTGDEKLEVVDGVEPIPCGPTDVTIKIEATGVCHSDLHAMEGTLPQGAPFVPGHEGAGIISEVGDQVTDLKVGDHVVVAWSPPCGQCNYCTERNQPHLCVMIQFTIAGLPRFTEGDTDLFGMAGTGTFAEYVTLPQEAAIKIDDDVPFDIASLIGCGVSTGVGAAINTAKVQPGSKVVVFGCGGVGISVIQGAKVAGASVIVAVDLVDEKLEMAKRFGATHTVKPDDLAALQAELTGDGFDYAFEAIGVPAVMRQAYDATRRGGTTCVVGVGAMDKEVSFNGFEIFFSEKNFMGSYYGSVDVRRDFARFLQLWKEGKLDLEGMISKRMGIDDINDAFDAMRKGEVIRTVITF, from the coding sequence ATGCGCGCCGCCGTGCTGCGAAACACCGGGGACGAGAAGCTCGAGGTGGTCGACGGGGTCGAACCGATCCCGTGCGGCCCCACCGACGTCACCATCAAGATCGAGGCCACCGGGGTGTGTCACTCCGACCTCCACGCCATGGAGGGGACGTTGCCCCAGGGGGCGCCGTTCGTGCCCGGCCACGAGGGCGCCGGCATCATCTCCGAGGTGGGCGATCAGGTCACCGACCTGAAGGTGGGCGACCACGTGGTGGTGGCGTGGTCACCGCCGTGCGGGCAGTGCAACTACTGCACCGAGCGCAACCAACCCCACCTGTGCGTGATGATCCAGTTCACCATCGCTGGCCTGCCCCGGTTCACCGAAGGCGACACCGACCTGTTCGGCATGGCCGGCACCGGCACGTTCGCCGAGTACGTGACGCTGCCCCAGGAAGCAGCCATCAAGATCGACGATGACGTCCCCTTCGACATCGCATCGCTCATCGGCTGCGGGGTCAGCACCGGTGTTGGCGCGGCGATCAACACCGCCAAGGTCCAACCCGGCTCCAAGGTCGTGGTGTTCGGTTGCGGTGGCGTTGGGATCTCGGTGATCCAGGGCGCCAAGGTGGCCGGGGCGTCGGTCATCGTGGCCGTCGACCTGGTCGACGAGAAGCTGGAGATGGCCAAGCGGTTCGGGGCCACCCACACCGTCAAGCCCGACGATCTGGCTGCCCTGCAGGCCGAGCTGACCGGCGACGGCTTCGACTACGCCTTCGAGGCCATCGGTGTCCCGGCCGTGATGCGCCAGGCCTACGACGCCACCCGGCGCGGTGGGACCACCTGCGTGGTGGGGGTCGGCGCCATGGACAAGGAGGTGTCCTTCAACGGCTTCGAGATCTTCTTCTCCGAGAAAAACTTCATGGGTAGCTACTACGGCTCGGTGGACGTGCGGCGCGACTTCGCCCGGTTCCTCCAGCTGTGGAAGGAAGGAAAGCTCGACCTCGAGGGGATGATCTCCAAGCGGATGGGGATCGACGACATCAACGATGCCTTCGACGCCATGCGCAAGGGCGAGGTCATCCGCACCGTCATCACCTTCTGA
- a CDS encoding LLM class F420-dependent oxidoreductase, translating to MASDDLKLGLHLGYWFSAPPVGVAEMVAAAEDLGYDSIWSAEAYGSDCFTPLAWHGPATSRVRMGTAVCQMAARTPVATAMSALTLDHLTNGRFMLGLGASGPQVVEGWYGQPYPRPLERTREYVDVVRQVLAREAPVEMQGRHFQLPNHSDGTTGLGKALKSITHPLRADLPILLGAEGPKNVALAAEICDGWLPIFLSPDLDVDYRQNLAEGFARPNARHRSLDTFEVPNMVNIVIDDDIERAADAVRMFLGFYIGGMGAKEVNFHASLFARMGYGEVVEEIQDLFLAGRKDEAIARVPLALVEDVAMVGPLAKVREELDQKWRKTVMTTLLVNGTPDHLRLVADLVNG from the coding sequence ATGGCAAGCGACGACCTCAAGCTCGGGCTCCACCTCGGATACTGGTTCTCGGCGCCGCCGGTGGGTGTGGCCGAGATGGTTGCCGCCGCTGAAGACCTGGGTTACGACTCGATCTGGTCGGCCGAGGCCTACGGTTCGGACTGCTTCACCCCGTTGGCTTGGCATGGCCCGGCCACATCTCGGGTCCGGATGGGTACGGCGGTGTGTCAGATGGCGGCCCGTACTCCGGTGGCCACAGCTATGTCGGCTCTCACGCTCGATCACCTCACCAACGGCCGCTTCATGCTCGGTCTGGGAGCGTCGGGACCCCAGGTCGTCGAGGGTTGGTATGGCCAGCCCTACCCCCGTCCCCTGGAGCGGACCCGGGAGTACGTGGACGTTGTCCGCCAGGTGCTGGCCCGCGAAGCCCCGGTGGAGATGCAGGGTCGCCACTTCCAGCTACCCAACCACAGCGACGGGACCACCGGCCTGGGTAAGGCACTCAAGTCGATAACCCACCCGCTACGGGCCGACCTTCCCATCCTTCTCGGAGCCGAGGGGCCCAAGAACGTGGCCCTGGCCGCGGAGATCTGCGACGGCTGGCTGCCCATCTTCTTGTCACCTGACCTCGACGTCGATTACCGCCAGAACCTGGCCGAAGGCTTCGCCCGCCCCAATGCCCGTCACCGCTCTCTGGACACCTTCGAGGTGCCCAACATGGTCAACATCGTGATCGACGACGACATCGAACGAGCAGCCGATGCGGTGAGGATGTTCCTGGGCTTCTACATCGGAGGCATGGGGGCGAAGGAGGTGAACTTCCACGCCAGCCTCTTCGCCCGCATGGGCTACGGCGAGGTGGTCGAGGAGATCCAGGACCTGTTCCTGGCCGGCCGCAAGGACGAGGCCATCGCCCGCGTGCCTCTAGCCCTGGTCGAAGACGTGGCCATGGTGGGACCGCTGGCCAAGGTGCGTGAAGAACTCGACCAGAAATGGCGCAAGACGGTCATGACCACCCTGCTCGTAAACGGCACCCCCGACCATCTCCGCCTGGTGGCCGACCTGGTCAACGGCTGA
- a CDS encoding acyl-CoA dehydrogenase family protein yields MDFDDTPQEAEFRAEARAWLEAHAPAKGSPEDFSTGMLEGTMDPAEFMRRVKEWQHVLVDGGWAGITWPTRYGGRGATSLQSSIFTQEASRFGVSTASFAVGIGMAGPTIMRHGTEEQKERYLRPMLRGDEVWCQLFSEPDAGSDLANISTRAIRDGDEWVVTGQKVWTSGAHEADWGILLARTDPDVPKHKGITYFLVDMKTLGFEIRPFRQMTGSEHFSEVFLDEVRIPHENVLGDVNGGWTCTLTTLANERGLIAGANRSSDSHALIELARKRGRNEDPTLRQQLVDCWIRQQIQRYLGFRLQTALSKGVPPGPETSVMKLFAAEYLRRLGNAALEMLGPEGMLLDDTLAAGVDWQQRFLYAPAIRIAGGSNEVQRNIMAERVLGLPGELRVDRDVPFRQIPKAVS; encoded by the coding sequence GTGGACTTCGACGACACCCCGCAAGAGGCAGAGTTTCGAGCCGAGGCCCGGGCGTGGCTGGAGGCTCATGCCCCGGCCAAGGGCAGCCCCGAGGACTTCTCCACCGGCATGCTCGAGGGGACGATGGACCCGGCCGAGTTCATGCGCCGGGTCAAGGAGTGGCAGCACGTCTTGGTTGACGGGGGCTGGGCAGGAATCACCTGGCCCACCCGCTACGGCGGACGGGGTGCCACCTCGCTCCAGTCGTCGATCTTCACCCAGGAGGCCAGCCGGTTCGGCGTGTCCACCGCCAGCTTCGCGGTGGGTATCGGTATGGCCGGACCCACGATCATGCGCCACGGCACCGAGGAGCAGAAGGAGCGCTACCTGCGGCCCATGCTCCGCGGCGACGAGGTCTGGTGTCAGCTCTTCAGCGAGCCCGACGCCGGATCTGACCTGGCCAACATCTCCACGCGAGCCATCCGTGACGGCGATGAGTGGGTGGTGACCGGCCAGAAGGTGTGGACCTCGGGCGCCCATGAGGCCGACTGGGGGATCCTGCTGGCCCGAACCGACCCCGATGTGCCCAAGCACAAGGGCATCACCTACTTCTTGGTCGACATGAAGACCCTCGGTTTCGAGATCCGACCGTTCCGGCAGATGACCGGATCGGAGCACTTCAGCGAGGTGTTCCTGGACGAGGTCCGGATCCCCCACGAGAACGTCTTGGGTGACGTGAACGGCGGGTGGACCTGCACCCTCACCACGCTGGCCAACGAGCGGGGCCTTATCGCCGGCGCCAACCGCTCCAGCGACTCTCACGCCCTCATCGAGTTGGCCCGCAAGCGGGGTCGCAACGAGGATCCCACCCTGCGCCAGCAACTGGTGGACTGCTGGATCCGCCAGCAGATCCAGCGTTACCTGGGCTTCCGGCTCCAGACCGCCTTGTCCAAGGGGGTTCCGCCCGGGCCTGAGACCTCGGTCATGAAGCTGTTCGCGGCCGAGTACCTGCGTCGACTGGGTAACGCCGCGCTCGAGATGCTCGGCCCGGAGGGCATGCTGCTCGACGACACCTTGGCTGCGGGCGTCGACTGGCAGCAGCGGTTCCTGTACGCCCCGGCCATCCGGATCGCCGGCGGGTCCAACGAGGTGCAGCGCAACATCATGGCCGAGCGAGTCCTCGGTCTTCCCGGCGAGCTTCGGGTGGACCGTGACGTGCCGTTCCGCCAGATCCCCAAGGCGGTGTCCTGA
- a CDS encoding magnesium transporter CorA family protein — MPVHVRAYQQGQLVEDHIDLADVSEHLDLPDVLVWVDLVAPTSDQLAELAAELGLHELAVEDALKASQRPKLDSYENHLFVATRSLRVDASSGQLSRTDVHAFSNSRWIVTVRDNDSFDMTSVAARVPRSPQLLNLGASYILYAVLDAVVDEYFTAVDVLDEFYDAMTEDLFEERPIAQDRQRQWFEMRRSLVTFHRSVAPMREVMAGLTRHRVEGLPQELDPYFADVYDHVIRVLEATDALRELAASIIETNISLRDYRQNQIMKRVTSWAAIVAVPTLITGFYGMNVPYPGFARHWGVVASVVLMFVISGALYIQFKRQAWL; from the coding sequence GTGCCAGTCCACGTACGCGCCTATCAGCAAGGCCAACTGGTCGAGGACCACATCGACCTCGCCGACGTCTCCGAACACCTGGACCTGCCCGACGTCTTGGTGTGGGTCGACCTGGTCGCCCCCACCAGCGACCAGCTCGCCGAACTGGCCGCTGAGCTTGGGCTACACGAGTTGGCGGTAGAGGACGCACTGAAGGCCAGCCAGCGACCCAAGCTGGACAGCTACGAGAACCACCTGTTCGTGGCCACCAGGTCGCTGCGGGTTGACGCGAGCTCGGGCCAGCTGTCACGAACCGACGTCCACGCCTTCTCGAACAGCCGCTGGATCGTTACGGTCCGAGACAACGACAGCTTCGACATGACCTCGGTAGCCGCCCGGGTTCCACGTTCTCCCCAACTGCTGAACCTCGGAGCCAGCTACATCCTCTACGCGGTGCTCGACGCTGTGGTGGACGAGTACTTCACAGCGGTGGACGTCTTGGACGAGTTCTACGACGCCATGACCGAGGACCTGTTCGAGGAACGACCCATCGCCCAAGACCGTCAGCGTCAGTGGTTCGAGATGCGCCGATCGCTGGTCACGTTCCATCGCAGCGTGGCCCCCATGCGCGAGGTCATGGCCGGTCTGACTCGCCACCGGGTGGAAGGTCTTCCCCAGGAGCTGGACCCCTACTTCGCCGACGTCTACGACCACGTGATCCGGGTTTTGGAGGCCACCGACGCCCTCCGGGAACTGGCCGCCAGCATCATCGAAACGAACATCAGCCTGCGCGACTACCGCCAGAACCAGATCATGAAGCGCGTCACCAGCTGGGCCGCCATCGTGGCCGTGCCCACCCTCATCACCGGCTTCTACGGCATGAACGTCCCCTACCCCGGCTTCGCCCGCCACTGGGGAGTGGTTGCCTCGGTCGTGTTGATGTTCGTGATCTCGGGCGCCCTCTACATTCAGTTCAAACGCCAAGCCTGGTTGTGA
- a CDS encoding thiolase domain-containing protein: MRDIAVISFAQTPMRRRVEELNEVEMLMPAVHGALRQVDMTIDDIGFTCSGSTDYLAGMAFSFVSTLDAVGPWPPIQESHVEMDGAWALYEAWVKLQLGEIDTALVYAYAKSSPGDLPMVLTRQLDPITMGPLWPDSISLAALQARALLDSGRASEAEFAEVAARSRRAAMTNPNAQLAWDRPAADVLAEDYLVAPLRRSDCPPITDGAAAIVLAAGDVARSKVERPAWIRGIDHRIEPIHLGLRDLTVSESTRIAAERAGVADGPVDVAEIHAPFSPQELILAQAMGLGAETNINPSGGALAANPMMTAGLVRIGEVANRIAAGEADRGVAHATSGPCLQQNLVTVLEGEN, encoded by the coding sequence ATGCGTGACATCGCCGTCATCAGCTTCGCCCAGACGCCCATGCGGCGCCGGGTGGAGGAGCTCAACGAGGTCGAGATGCTCATGCCCGCCGTGCACGGCGCGCTCCGCCAGGTCGACATGACCATCGACGACATCGGCTTCACCTGCTCGGGGTCCACCGACTACCTGGCCGGCATGGCCTTCAGCTTCGTGTCCACCCTGGACGCCGTCGGGCCGTGGCCCCCCATCCAGGAGAGCCACGTGGAGATGGACGGGGCCTGGGCCCTCTATGAGGCCTGGGTCAAGCTCCAACTCGGAGAGATCGACACCGCCCTCGTCTACGCCTACGCCAAGTCGTCACCCGGCGACCTGCCCATGGTGCTGACCCGCCAGCTCGACCCCATCACCATGGGGCCGCTATGGCCTGACTCGATCAGCCTGGCTGCCCTCCAAGCGCGGGCCCTGCTCGACTCGGGCCGAGCCAGCGAAGCAGAGTTCGCCGAGGTGGCGGCCCGCAGCCGCCGGGCGGCCATGACCAATCCCAATGCCCAACTGGCCTGGGACCGTCCCGCCGCCGACGTGCTGGCCGAGGACTACCTCGTGGCCCCGCTCCGACGTAGCGACTGCCCGCCCATCACCGACGGCGCTGCCGCCATCGTCTTGGCCGCTGGCGACGTGGCCCGCTCCAAGGTGGAGCGCCCGGCCTGGATCCGTGGCATCGACCACCGCATCGAGCCGATCCACCTCGGGCTCCGAGACCTGACGGTGAGCGAGTCGACTCGCATCGCGGCCGAGCGGGCCGGGGTCGCCGACGGGCCGGTGGACGTGGCCGAGATCCACGCGCCGTTCAGCCCCCAGGAGCTGATCCTCGCCCAAGCCATGGGGCTCGGTGCCGAGACGAACATCAACCCATCGGGAGGGGCCCTGGCCGCCAACCCGATGATGACCGCGGGCCTGGTCCGCATCGGAGAAGTAGCCAACCGGATCGCCGCCGGTGAGGCCGACCGCGGCGTGGCCCACGCCACCAGCGGACCCTGCCTGCAACAGAACCTGGTCACCGTGCTCGAAGGAGAGAACTGA
- a CDS encoding roadblock/LC7 domain-containing protein has product MSDSAKNFNWLIDDFVNSTAGVTDAIAVSSDGLLIAASKSLEREDAEQVAAIVTGLVSLSDGASRAFGFAGLQQVIVSMYGGYMFVSSISLGSALGVVATSGCDIGAIGYQTSLLVERAGELLTPELISELRVSVLS; this is encoded by the coding sequence CTGAGTGACAGTGCCAAGAACTTCAACTGGTTGATCGATGACTTCGTCAACTCCACCGCAGGCGTCACCGATGCCATCGCGGTATCCAGTGACGGGCTGTTGATCGCCGCCTCCAAGTCCTTGGAACGTGAGGACGCCGAGCAGGTAGCCGCAATCGTCACCGGTCTCGTGTCGCTCTCCGACGGCGCGTCGCGGGCCTTCGGCTTCGCCGGTCTCCAACAGGTCATCGTGTCCATGTATGGCGGCTACATGTTCGTTTCGTCGATCTCGCTGGGAAGCGCCCTGGGCGTGGTCGCTACCAGCGGATGCGACATCGGCGCCATCGGCTATCAGACCAGCCTGCTGGTCGAGCGGGCTGGCGAGCTCCTAACCCCCGAGTTGATCAGCGAGCTACGAGTCTCGGTCCTGTCCTAA